One genomic segment of Nocardioides cavernaquae includes these proteins:
- the serA gene encoding phosphoglycerate dehydrogenase gives MSKPVVLIAEELSPATVEALGPDFEIRHCNGADRAELLPAIADVDAILVRSATKVDAEALAAASKLKVVARAGVGLDNVDVKAATERGVMVVNAPTSNIVSAAELAVALMLAAARNVSPAHAALKDGKWARSQYSGIELYEKTAAIVGLGRIGVLVAQRLSAFGMKVIAYDPYVQAGRAAQMGVRLVDLDTLMAEADFISVHLPKTPETVGLIGVDALSKAKPSLVLVNAARGGIVDEAALFDALKEGRIAAAGLDVFAKEPCTDSPLFTLDNVVATPHLGASTDEAQEKAGIAVAKSVRLALAGELVPDAVNVQGGVIAEEVRPGIPLTEKLGRVFTALAGEVAQQIDVEVRGEITEFDVKVLELAALKGVFADVVEDQVSYVNAPLLAAERGTAVRLVADSESPDHRNLITIRGTLADGSQVSVSGTLVGINQRERLVEVNGFDIDVEPTEHLAFFRYEDRPGMVGTLGSILGEAGVNIAGMQVARDAQGGQALVAISVDSAIPAETLAEIESQIKAESVRAVDLTE, from the coding sequence GTGAGCAAGCCCGTTGTCCTCATCGCCGAAGAGCTGAGCCCCGCCACTGTCGAGGCGCTTGGTCCTGACTTCGAGATCCGCCACTGCAACGGCGCCGACCGCGCCGAGCTGCTGCCGGCCATCGCCGACGTCGACGCCATCCTGGTCCGTTCCGCGACCAAGGTCGACGCCGAGGCCCTGGCCGCCGCGTCGAAGCTGAAGGTCGTCGCCCGTGCCGGCGTCGGCCTCGACAACGTCGACGTGAAGGCCGCCACCGAGCGTGGTGTCATGGTCGTCAACGCCCCGACGTCCAACATCGTCTCCGCCGCCGAGCTCGCCGTTGCGCTGATGCTCGCCGCGGCCCGCAACGTGAGCCCCGCCCACGCCGCGCTCAAGGACGGCAAGTGGGCCCGTTCGCAGTACTCCGGCATCGAGCTCTACGAGAAGACCGCCGCGATCGTCGGCCTCGGCCGCATCGGCGTCCTCGTCGCGCAGCGCCTCTCCGCGTTCGGCATGAAGGTCATCGCCTACGACCCCTACGTGCAGGCCGGTCGCGCCGCGCAGATGGGCGTCCGCCTGGTCGACCTCGACACCCTCATGGCCGAGGCCGACTTCATCTCGGTCCACCTGCCCAAGACGCCTGAGACGGTCGGCCTGATCGGTGTCGACGCGCTGTCCAAGGCCAAGCCGTCCCTCGTGCTGGTCAACGCCGCTCGTGGTGGCATCGTCGATGAGGCCGCGCTGTTCGACGCGCTCAAGGAGGGCCGCATCGCGGCCGCCGGTCTCGACGTCTTCGCCAAGGAGCCCTGCACCGACAGCCCGCTCTTCACGCTGGACAACGTCGTCGCGACGCCGCACCTCGGTGCGTCGACGGACGAGGCCCAGGAGAAGGCCGGCATCGCCGTGGCGAAGTCGGTCCGACTGGCCCTCGCCGGCGAGCTGGTTCCCGACGCGGTCAACGTCCAGGGTGGCGTGATCGCGGAGGAAGTCCGTCCGGGCATCCCGCTCACCGAGAAGCTCGGCCGTGTGTTCACCGCGCTGGCCGGTGAGGTTGCCCAGCAGATCGATGTCGAGGTCCGTGGTGAGATCACCGAGTTCGACGTCAAGGTGCTCGAGCTCGCTGCTCTCAAGGGCGTCTTCGCGGACGTCGTCGAGGACCAGGTCTCCTACGTGAACGCCCCGCTGCTCGCCGCCGAGCGCGGCACCGCGGTCCGCCTGGTCGCGGATTCCGAGAGCCCCGACCACCGCAACCTGATCACGATCCGCGGCACGCTCGCCGACGGTTCGCAGGTGTCGGTCTCCGGCACGCTGGTCGGCATCAACCAGCGCGAGCGCCTCGTCGAGGTCAACGGCTTCGACATCGACGTCGAGCCGACGGAGCACCTTGCGTTCTTCCGCTACGAGGACCGTCCCGGCATGGTCGGCACCCTCGGCAGCATCCTGGGCGAGGCCGGCGTGAACATTGCGGGCATGCAGGTGGCCCGCGACGCGCAGGGCGGCCAGGCCCTGGTCGCGATCTCCGTCGACTCGGCCATCCCGGCCGAGACCCTCGCCGAGATCGAGAGCCAGATCAAGGCTGAGAGCGTGCGCGCCGTCGACCTGACCGAGTGA
- a CDS encoding MSMEG_6728 family protein, whose protein sequence is MQTFLPYADFEASARALDQRRLGKQRVECIQIVRGLTVPDYAWRHHPAVKMWQGHLEALGCYSFTVCDVWTEAGRKDTCRDTIAADLATAGVRHVRTQDELRELGLLPSWLGDEAFHLPHRSSLVRKDPEHYAELFPEVPADLPYWYPTPG, encoded by the coding sequence ATGCAGACCTTCCTTCCGTACGCCGACTTTGAGGCGAGCGCGCGTGCCCTGGACCAACGGCGTCTGGGGAAGCAGCGGGTCGAGTGCATCCAGATCGTGCGTGGCCTGACGGTTCCGGACTACGCATGGCGGCACCACCCCGCGGTGAAGATGTGGCAGGGCCACCTGGAGGCGTTGGGCTGCTACTCGTTCACGGTGTGCGACGTCTGGACGGAGGCGGGCCGCAAGGACACCTGTCGCGACACGATTGCGGCAGATCTCGCGACCGCGGGGGTCCGGCACGTGCGGACCCAGGACGAGCTGCGTGAGCTCGGGCTGTTGCCGTCGTGGTTGGGCGACGAGGCCTTCCACCTGCCGCACCGCTCCAGCCTGGTCCGCAAGGATCCCGAGCACTACGCGGAGCTGTTCCCGGAGGTCCCGGCTGACTTGCCGTACTGGTACCCCACGCCCGGGTGA
- a CDS encoding glycoside hydrolase family 16 protein — MLASARRRPVRWIAALALTATAGFTPVLSVTTADAASTDACGVKLAKASGGTWTCSFVDNFSGTALDTKKWTVMDTATYGFYLGDTCFIKGQGLKLSQGQLKMTTVRKAPFTCKTPGGSFQTQNLGAGLATAGKFSQAYGRFEARMKLPAYTGPGLHGGYWLNPQEMAYGAWPASGEIDVAEWFSAWADNMYPSLHYSGSSLQKDTAFNCAAGRVGAFHTYSVEWVSTKMDFIYDGKLCFSRTWEPTVQIAPQPFDKAFYNTLTWGAAGGVDPATDTTDFPATLTVDYVKSWY, encoded by the coding sequence ATGCTTGCTTCTGCGCGCCGTCGCCCGGTTCGTTGGATCGCTGCACTTGCACTTACGGCCACCGCGGGCTTCACCCCGGTGCTCTCTGTCACCACCGCCGATGCTGCCAGCACTGACGCCTGTGGCGTGAAGCTGGCCAAGGCCTCGGGTGGCACGTGGACCTGTTCCTTCGTCGACAACTTCAGTGGCACCGCCCTCGACACGAAGAAGTGGACCGTGATGGACACGGCCACCTACGGCTTCTACCTGGGTGACACCTGCTTCATCAAGGGTCAGGGCCTGAAGCTCAGCCAGGGTCAACTCAAGATGACGACGGTCCGGAAGGCGCCCTTCACGTGCAAGACGCCGGGGGGATCGTTCCAGACGCAGAACCTCGGCGCCGGCCTTGCGACTGCTGGCAAGTTCTCGCAGGCCTACGGTCGTTTCGAGGCGCGCATGAAGCTGCCCGCGTACACGGGCCCCGGCCTCCACGGCGGCTACTGGCTGAACCCCCAGGAAATGGCGTACGGCGCTTGGCCGGCGTCGGGTGAGATCGATGTCGCCGAGTGGTTCTCCGCTTGGGCCGACAACATGTACCCCTCGCTGCACTACAGCGGCAGCAGCCTCCAGAAGGACACTGCGTTCAACTGCGCCGCGGGCCGGGTGGGCGCCTTCCACACCTATTCGGTCGAGTGGGTGTCGACGAAGATGGACTTCATCTACGACGGCAAACTCTGCTTCAGCCGCACGTGGGAGCCGACCGTCCAGATCGCTCCTCAGCCGTTCGACAAGGCGTTCTACAACACGCTTACGTGGGGTGCGGCAGGCGGGGTCGACCCGGCGACGGATACGACGGACTTCCCGGCGACCCTGACCGTTGACTACGTGAAGAGCTGGTACTGA
- a CDS encoding zinc metalloprotease: MRLRHRVLALPAVLVVTALNLGATVSAANAPMASPAECVDHSAVSGRSAHGHAKDIHELTEAQVAAYEKSSSARAAAKGLTKGSGGALVTGSSAAAFTSTVVPTYVHVITNGTAGNVSSTRIAQQMTVLNNAYAGSGLSFNLVATDYTNNASWYTVGYGTTAERQMKTALHRGTKDDLNIYIANIGGGLLGWATFPSGNDLAMDGVVVLNASLPGGTAAPYNLGDTATHEVGHWTGLYHTFQGGCGGSGDQVADTAAEKSPAYGCPANRDTCRRDAGLDPVHNFMDYSDDACMFEFTNGQRTRMQNQWVLYRAGA, translated from the coding sequence ATGCGTCTGCGTCACCGTGTCCTTGCCCTGCCCGCGGTCCTCGTCGTGACCGCGCTCAACCTCGGAGCCACCGTTTCGGCTGCCAATGCGCCGATGGCGTCGCCGGCAGAGTGTGTGGACCACTCGGCCGTTTCCGGCCGCTCGGCACACGGTCACGCCAAGGACATCCACGAGCTCACCGAGGCCCAGGTCGCGGCGTACGAGAAGTCGTCGAGCGCCCGCGCGGCGGCGAAGGGCCTGACCAAGGGCTCCGGTGGCGCACTGGTGACCGGGTCCTCGGCGGCCGCGTTCACCTCGACGGTCGTGCCGACCTACGTGCACGTCATCACCAACGGCACCGCGGGCAACGTGTCGAGCACCCGGATCGCGCAGCAGATGACGGTCCTCAACAACGCCTACGCCGGCAGCGGCCTGAGCTTCAACCTCGTCGCGACGGACTACACGAACAACGCCTCCTGGTACACCGTCGGCTACGGCACCACGGCGGAGCGGCAGATGAAGACCGCGCTCCACCGCGGCACCAAGGACGACCTGAACATCTACATCGCCAACATCGGCGGTGGCCTGCTCGGCTGGGCGACGTTCCCCAGCGGCAACGACCTCGCGATGGACGGCGTGGTCGTCCTCAACGCGAGCCTTCCCGGTGGCACCGCGGCGCCCTACAACCTGGGTGACACCGCAACCCACGAGGTGGGCCACTGGACTGGGCTTTACCACACGTTCCAGGGCGGCTGCGGTGGCTCGGGCGACCAGGTTGCCGACACGGCAGCCGAGAAGTCCCCGGCCTACGGGTGCCCTGCCAACCGCGACACCTGTCGGCGCGATGCCGGCCTGGACCCGGTCCACAACTTCATGGACTACTCCGACGACGCCTGCATGTTCGAGTTCACCAACGGCCAGCGCACCCGCATGCAGAACCAGTGGGTGCTCTACCGCGCCGGCGCCTGA
- a CDS encoding ABC transporter permease translates to MSTTSVALDQVEAAPARPARTTPAPIPFTRVLSVELRKMFDTRSGFWLMASIVIASVIATALTLILGNRDDLTFDSFAAAVGSPMSIVLPIIGVLAVTSEWSQRTALTTFTLMPSRRRVIAGKAVNVLAIGAVSMLLALAIGALGNLVTSLITGNEAVWDITAGTFAQIVLANEMGMMLGFALGLLFRNSPAAVVGYFVVNLVLPGLSQALASSQQWWADNAGWFDLNQTRFLLFDDTLTAHEWTQLGVTSLIWIALPLLVGLRLVLKSEVK, encoded by the coding sequence ATGAGCACCACGTCCGTCGCCCTCGACCAGGTCGAGGCCGCACCCGCACGCCCCGCCCGCACGACGCCTGCGCCGATCCCGTTCACCCGCGTGCTCTCGGTCGAGCTGCGCAAGATGTTCGACACGCGCTCCGGCTTCTGGCTGATGGCAAGCATCGTGATCGCCTCGGTGATCGCCACCGCGCTCACGTTGATCCTGGGCAACCGGGACGACCTGACCTTCGACTCGTTCGCCGCAGCTGTCGGCAGTCCCATGTCGATCGTGCTGCCGATCATCGGCGTACTCGCGGTCACCAGCGAGTGGAGCCAGCGCACGGCCCTCACCACGTTCACCCTCATGCCGAGCCGGCGCCGGGTGATCGCCGGCAAGGCGGTCAACGTGCTCGCGATCGGCGCCGTGTCGATGCTTCTCGCGCTGGCGATCGGCGCGCTCGGCAACCTGGTCACCTCCCTGATCACCGGCAACGAGGCGGTGTGGGACATCACCGCGGGCACCTTCGCGCAGATCGTCCTCGCCAACGAGATGGGCATGATGCTCGGCTTCGCGCTCGGGTTGCTCTTCCGCAACTCCCCCGCTGCCGTGGTCGGCTACTTCGTCGTGAACCTGGTCCTGCCCGGGCTGTCCCAGGCGCTCGCCTCGTCGCAGCAGTGGTGGGCCGACAACGCCGGCTGGTTCGACCTGAACCAGACCCGTTTCCTGCTCTTCGACGACACCCTCACCGCCCATGAGTGGACCCAGCTCGGCGTGACCAGCCTGATCTGGATCGCGCTCCCCCTGCTGGTCGGCCTCCGCCTCGTCCTGAAATCCGAGGTCAAGTAG
- a CDS encoding ABC transporter ATP-binding protein — MISVDSLTKKYGSMTAVHDVSFTAAPGRVTGFLGPNGAGKSTTMRMMVGLTDPTSGTTHILGRRFAELPNPGREVGVLLDASAQHAGRSGREILAIAAHSMGLPRGRVEAMLDRVSLTEDEAGRRVRNYSLGMRQRLGIAAALLGDPEVLVLDEPANGLDPAGIRWMRDLLRDFADQGGTVLLSSHLLHEIEVIADDIVVIGNGRIVAQGTKDDLLAAGGSLVRAEDVPALSRALTAAGLTVHPDHEGALRVEADLATIGRAALDARIALTELRAADGARLEEMFLELTAATQRDQLGDQLGDQLGDSLEGTAA, encoded by the coding sequence ATGATCTCTGTTGACTCGCTCACCAAGAAGTACGGCTCCATGACCGCCGTACACGACGTGTCGTTCACCGCCGCTCCCGGGCGCGTGACCGGCTTCCTGGGCCCGAACGGCGCCGGGAAGTCCACGACCATGCGCATGATGGTCGGCCTGACCGATCCCACCTCGGGCACCACCCACATCCTCGGCCGGCGGTTCGCCGAGCTGCCCAACCCTGGCCGCGAGGTCGGCGTACTGCTGGACGCGTCTGCCCAGCACGCGGGCCGCAGCGGTCGGGAGATCCTTGCCATCGCGGCCCACAGCATGGGGCTCCCGCGAGGCCGGGTCGAGGCCATGCTCGACCGGGTCAGCCTGACCGAGGACGAGGCCGGGCGGCGGGTACGGAACTACTCACTCGGCATGCGGCAGCGGCTCGGGATCGCGGCGGCACTGCTCGGCGACCCCGAGGTGCTGGTCCTCGACGAGCCGGCCAATGGTCTCGACCCGGCCGGCATCCGCTGGATGCGCGACCTGCTGCGCGACTTCGCCGACCAGGGCGGCACCGTCCTGCTCAGCTCGCACCTCCTGCACGAGATCGAGGTCATCGCCGACGACATCGTCGTGATCGGCAACGGCCGCATCGTCGCGCAGGGCACGAAGGACGACCTGCTCGCTGCGGGCGGCTCGCTGGTGCGCGCCGAAGACGTCCCCGCGTTGTCGCGTGCCCTCACCGCTGCTGGCCTGACCGTCCACCCGGACCACGAGGGGGCACTCCGGGTCGAAGCCGACCTCGCGACGATCGGTCGCGCTGCCCTCGACGCCCGCATCGCCCTCACCGAGCTCCGCGCCGCGGACGGTGCCCGCCTCGAGGAGATGTTCCTCGAGCTCACCGCCGCAACGCAGCGTGACCAGCTGGGCGACCAGCTGGGCGACCAGCTCGGCGACTCCCTGGAAGGAACCGCAGCATGA
- a CDS encoding DsbA family oxidoreductase, which translates to MKIEIWSDVVCPWCYIGKRRVEKALADFPHDVEVEWHSFQLDPGAPSVPVETVAQALGRKYGGGEAAGRQMIDRVEAVAAEEGMIWRHHASLRVGTVDAHRLLHLALEEGGTRLQGALKEELFASYFERAENVADHGVLRKLAATVGLDAGRVDDVLGSSTYLDEVYADQQRAGAYGATGVPFAVIDGKYGVSGAQPAGVLRQVLDRAWADAHPRLEILGDGDACGPDGCAI; encoded by the coding sequence ATGAAGATCGAGATCTGGTCCGACGTCGTCTGCCCCTGGTGCTACATCGGCAAGCGCCGTGTCGAGAAGGCACTGGCCGACTTCCCGCACGACGTCGAGGTCGAGTGGCACTCGTTCCAGCTCGACCCGGGTGCGCCGAGTGTCCCCGTCGAGACCGTCGCGCAGGCCCTCGGCCGCAAGTACGGCGGGGGAGAGGCCGCGGGTCGCCAGATGATCGACCGCGTCGAGGCCGTCGCGGCTGAGGAGGGCATGATCTGGCGCCACCACGCGTCGCTGCGGGTCGGCACCGTCGACGCCCACCGCCTGCTGCACCTGGCGCTGGAGGAGGGCGGCACGCGCCTCCAGGGTGCGCTCAAGGAGGAGCTCTTCGCGTCGTACTTCGAGCGCGCGGAGAACGTCGCCGACCACGGCGTGCTGCGCAAGCTCGCCGCGACGGTCGGGCTCGACGCGGGTCGCGTCGACGACGTGCTCGGCTCATCGACGTACCTCGACGAGGTGTACGCCGACCAGCAGCGCGCTGGCGCCTATGGAGCGACCGGTGTCCCCTTCGCCGTCATCGACGGGAAGTACGGCGTCTCCGGCGCGCAGCCTGCCGGCGTGCTGCGTCAGGTGCTCGACCGGGCCTGGGCTGACGCACACCCGAGGCTCGAGATCCTGGGCGACGGTGACGCCTGCGGTCCCGACGGCTGCGCGATCTGA